In Meiothermus cerbereus DSM 11376, the genomic window AGAAAAGCTCGGGCCGCTGCTGCTTGCTCTACCGCACCAACAACGAACAGGGCTTTGCTATTCGAACCCATGGCGATACCACCCGCACCCTGATAGACTTTGATGGCCTGACCCTGGTAGCAGTGAAAAATGCCGAATGGGAGCGTATGCATCACAAGCGAAGCAGAAAAAGCAAACCAGGGGCGAATCTTGACAAAGTAACTCGGGATTCTGACACTTCCGAGGGGTCTAGCA contains:
- the cas2e gene encoding type I-E CRISPR-associated endoribonuclease Cas2e, which gives rise to MVVIVLEKVPKTLRGELSRWMLEVSTGVFVGSVSALVRDLLWEKCIAKKSSGRCCLLYRTNNEQGFAIRTHGDTTRTLIDFDGLTLVAVKNAEWERMHHKRSRKSKPGANLDKVTRDSDTSEGSSS